From the Lolium rigidum isolate FL_2022 chromosome 2, APGP_CSIRO_Lrig_0.1, whole genome shotgun sequence genome, one window contains:
- the LOC124691957 gene encoding small G protein signaling modulator 1-like isoform X1 translates to MSQPRRPSSTAGGDSIRSWIMCGGHLQRGVGSLVREHPCGGGPDPYYLKGGKMLRPEKWNACFDTEGRVTGFHKTLKFIVLGGMDPSIRAEVWEFLLGCYSLSSTTEYRRKLRAARREKYQCLVKQCKSMHPSIGTGELAYAVGSKLMDVRTTSKETDCREEVSTSQRGTKHTPGSTVENSNLNYDSGGTPLSQERNSCSKSVELVGFKVHNDSSAYNSSKLMVSSTAVNSCLSDSGDCSDMGEPRYDSETFMEYPSLPAANLFSKASGDANGIDESLCSFPVPEDRLRQRDERMHSFQINNNIDLIIESNPSDLFRASNSDSAIFHSDAFKQDRWLDDTTGYNSEIVVDSLKISDAPEADFVHVTNSDSPVTNKDRVAEWLWTLHRIVVDVVRTDSHLDFYTESRNMARMSDILAVYAWVDPSTGYCQGMSDLLSPFVVLYEDDADAFWCFEMLLRRMRENFQIEGPTRVMKQLESLWKIVELSDTELFEHLSAIGAESLHFAFRMLLVLFRRELSFEESLSMWEMMWAADFNEDAIRNLEENCLEPLLVDAKKDLSCEVKEEHRVNKFTRRKSKSRRFYRRNGEMRGSCNHGVKSSTQNPLCGLSGATIWARHQQTHHLSTNVLTKNGDNELPIFCVAAILIINRHKIIRGTHSIDDTIKMFNDNILKINVKRCVRMAVKLRKKYLHKSLKGGLE, encoded by the exons ATGTCCCAGCCCCGCAGGCCCAGCAGTACTGCCGGCGGGGATTCCATCAGGTCATGGATCATGTGCGGCGGCCACCTCCAGCGCGGCGTCGGCTCCCTCGTCCGCGAACACCCCTGCGGCGGGGGGCCCGACCCCTACTACCTCAAG GGGGGCAAGATGCTCAGGCCAGAGAAATGGAACGCTTGCTTCGATACTGAAGGAAGGGTCACAGGGTTCCATAAGACCCTAAAGTTCATCGTCTTGGGA GGTATGGATCCCTCTATCCGAGCAGAAGTTTGGGAATTCCTTCTTGGATGCTATTCCTTAAGTAGCACAACAGAGTATAGGAGGAAACTAAGAGCTGCTCGAAG GGAGAAATATCAGTGTTTAGTTAAGCAGTGCAAGAGTATGCACCCAAGCATTGGTACAGGTGAGCTCGCATATGCTGTTGGCTCGAAGCTGATGGATGTCAGGACTACGTCGAAAGAAACCGACTGTAGAGAAGAAGTTAGCACAAGTCAACGAGGTACAAAACACACACCTGGCAGCACAGTAGAAAATTCTAACTTAAATTATGACTCTGGTGGCACACCACTGTCACAAGAAAGAAACAGCTGTAGCAAATCGGTTGAACTAGTTGGTTTCAAAGTACATAATGATAGCTCTGCATATAATTCTTCCAAATTAATGGTATCATCCACAGCGGTGAATAGTTGCTTGTCAGACTCTGGGGATTGCAGCGACATGGGCGAACCAAGATATGACAGTGAGACCTTCATGGAGTATCCCTCCCTGCCTGCTGCAAACTTGTTCTCAAAGGCTAGCGGGGATGCCAATGGAATCGACGAAAGCCTTTGCAGTTTCCCGGTTCCTGAAGATAGGTTAAGGCAACGTGACGAACGCATGCACAGCTTCCAAATCAATAATAACATAGATCTCATTATAGAGTCCAATCCCAGTGATCTGTTCCGGGCTAGCAACAGTGACTCAGCCATCTTTCACTCAGACGCGTTCAAACAGGATAGATGGTTAGACGATACTACTGGCTACAACAGTGAAATAGTAGTAGATTCTTTGAAGATATCTGATGCACCAGAAGCAGATTTTGTCCATGTAACCAACTCCGACAGTCCGGTTACCAACAAAGACAGAGTCGCCGAATGGCTGTGGACACTTCACAGAATTG TGGTAGATGTTGTCAGAACAGATAGCCATCTTGATTTCTATACAGAATCGAGAAATATGGCTAGGATGTCGGATATACTTGCGGTTTATGCATGGGTTGATCCTTCCACTGGATACTGCCAAG GTATGAGCGATCTGCTTTCCCCTTTTGTTGTCCTATACGAGGATGATGCAGATGCCTTTTGGTGTTTTGAGATGCTACTGAGAAGGATG CGTGAAAATTTCCAGATCGAGGGACCAACAAGAGTTATGAAGCAATTGGAATCATTGTGGAAGATAGTGGAATTGTCAGATACGGAGTTATTTGAGCATTTATCAGCAATTGGTGCTGAAAGCCTTCATTTTGCTTTCCGGATGCTGCTAGTGCTTTTTCGTCGAGAGCTATCTTTTGAGGAGTCGCTCAGCATGTGGGAG ATGATGTGGGCTGCTGATTTTAACGAAGACGCAATCAGGAATTTAGAAGAGAACTGCCTAgaaccgttgctagtagatgcaaaGAAGGATTTGTCATGCGAGGTCAAAGAAGAGCACCGGGTGAACAAGTTCACTAGAAGAAAATCCAAAAGCAGGAGATTCTATCGTAGAAACGGTGAAATGCGTGGGTCTTGCAACCATGGAGTGAAGTCTAGCACACAAAATCCTCTGTGTGGCTTGTCAGGTGCTACCATCTGGGCAAGGCATCAGCAGACGCATCATTTGAGCACAAATGTTTTGACAAAGAATGGAGACAATGAACTGCCTATATTCTGTGTTGCAGCAATTCTGATAATCAATCGACACAAGATTATCAGAGGTACACACTCGATAGATGATACTATCAAG ATGTTCAATGACAATATACTGAAGATTAATGTGAAAAGATGTGTGCGCATGGCTGTCAAGTTGAGGAAGAAGTACTTGCACAAG TCGCTTAAAGGAGGTCTGGAGTAG
- the LOC124691957 gene encoding rab GTPase-activating protein 22-like isoform X2, with protein sequence MSQPRRPSSTAGGDSIRSWIMCGGHLQRGVGSLVREHPCGGGPDPYYLKGGKMLRPEKWNACFDTEGRVTGFHKTLKFIVLGGMDPSIRAEVWEFLLGCYSLSSTTEYRRKLRAARREKYQCLVKQCKSMHPSIGTGELAYAVGSKLMDVRTTSKETDCREEVSTSQRAVNSCLSDSGDCSDMGEPRYDSETFMEYPSLPAANLFSKASGDANGIDESLCSFPVPEDRLRQRDERMHSFQINNNIDLIIESNPSDLFRASNSDSAIFHSDAFKQDRWLDDTTGYNSEIVVDSLKISDAPEADFVHVTNSDSPVTNKDRVAEWLWTLHRIVVDVVRTDSHLDFYTESRNMARMSDILAVYAWVDPSTGYCQGMSDLLSPFVVLYEDDADAFWCFEMLLRRMRENFQIEGPTRVMKQLESLWKIVELSDTELFEHLSAIGAESLHFAFRMLLVLFRRELSFEESLSMWEMMWAADFNEDAIRNLEENCLEPLLVDAKKDLSCEVKEEHRVNKFTRRKSKSRRFYRRNGEMRGSCNHGVKSSTQNPLCGLSGATIWARHQQTHHLSTNVLTKNGDNELPIFCVAAILIINRHKIIRGTHSIDDTIKMFNDNILKINVKRCVRMAVKLRKKYLHKSLKGGLE encoded by the exons ATGTCCCAGCCCCGCAGGCCCAGCAGTACTGCCGGCGGGGATTCCATCAGGTCATGGATCATGTGCGGCGGCCACCTCCAGCGCGGCGTCGGCTCCCTCGTCCGCGAACACCCCTGCGGCGGGGGGCCCGACCCCTACTACCTCAAG GGGGGCAAGATGCTCAGGCCAGAGAAATGGAACGCTTGCTTCGATACTGAAGGAAGGGTCACAGGGTTCCATAAGACCCTAAAGTTCATCGTCTTGGGA GGTATGGATCCCTCTATCCGAGCAGAAGTTTGGGAATTCCTTCTTGGATGCTATTCCTTAAGTAGCACAACAGAGTATAGGAGGAAACTAAGAGCTGCTCGAAG GGAGAAATATCAGTGTTTAGTTAAGCAGTGCAAGAGTATGCACCCAAGCATTGGTACAGGTGAGCTCGCATATGCTGTTGGCTCGAAGCTGATGGATGTCAGGACTACGTCGAAAGAAACCGACTGTAGAGAAGAAGTTAGCACAAGTCAACGAG CGGTGAATAGTTGCTTGTCAGACTCTGGGGATTGCAGCGACATGGGCGAACCAAGATATGACAGTGAGACCTTCATGGAGTATCCCTCCCTGCCTGCTGCAAACTTGTTCTCAAAGGCTAGCGGGGATGCCAATGGAATCGACGAAAGCCTTTGCAGTTTCCCGGTTCCTGAAGATAGGTTAAGGCAACGTGACGAACGCATGCACAGCTTCCAAATCAATAATAACATAGATCTCATTATAGAGTCCAATCCCAGTGATCTGTTCCGGGCTAGCAACAGTGACTCAGCCATCTTTCACTCAGACGCGTTCAAACAGGATAGATGGTTAGACGATACTACTGGCTACAACAGTGAAATAGTAGTAGATTCTTTGAAGATATCTGATGCACCAGAAGCAGATTTTGTCCATGTAACCAACTCCGACAGTCCGGTTACCAACAAAGACAGAGTCGCCGAATGGCTGTGGACACTTCACAGAATTG TGGTAGATGTTGTCAGAACAGATAGCCATCTTGATTTCTATACAGAATCGAGAAATATGGCTAGGATGTCGGATATACTTGCGGTTTATGCATGGGTTGATCCTTCCACTGGATACTGCCAAG GTATGAGCGATCTGCTTTCCCCTTTTGTTGTCCTATACGAGGATGATGCAGATGCCTTTTGGTGTTTTGAGATGCTACTGAGAAGGATG CGTGAAAATTTCCAGATCGAGGGACCAACAAGAGTTATGAAGCAATTGGAATCATTGTGGAAGATAGTGGAATTGTCAGATACGGAGTTATTTGAGCATTTATCAGCAATTGGTGCTGAAAGCCTTCATTTTGCTTTCCGGATGCTGCTAGTGCTTTTTCGTCGAGAGCTATCTTTTGAGGAGTCGCTCAGCATGTGGGAG ATGATGTGGGCTGCTGATTTTAACGAAGACGCAATCAGGAATTTAGAAGAGAACTGCCTAgaaccgttgctagtagatgcaaaGAAGGATTTGTCATGCGAGGTCAAAGAAGAGCACCGGGTGAACAAGTTCACTAGAAGAAAATCCAAAAGCAGGAGATTCTATCGTAGAAACGGTGAAATGCGTGGGTCTTGCAACCATGGAGTGAAGTCTAGCACACAAAATCCTCTGTGTGGCTTGTCAGGTGCTACCATCTGGGCAAGGCATCAGCAGACGCATCATTTGAGCACAAATGTTTTGACAAAGAATGGAGACAATGAACTGCCTATATTCTGTGTTGCAGCAATTCTGATAATCAATCGACACAAGATTATCAGAGGTACACACTCGATAGATGATACTATCAAG ATGTTCAATGACAATATACTGAAGATTAATGTGAAAAGATGTGTGCGCATGGCTGTCAAGTTGAGGAAGAAGTACTTGCACAAG TCGCTTAAAGGAGGTCTGGAGTAG